The following are encoded in a window of Sinorhizobium sojae CCBAU 05684 genomic DNA:
- the folE gene encoding GTP cyclohydrolase I FolE, with translation MDAIVKNFPVLDDTSDRPTQKEAEEAVRVLLRWAGEDPTREGLRDTPQRVVKSYREIFGGYDLVAEDVLGRTFEEVSGYDDIVLEKDIPFYSHCEHHMVPIIGKAHVAYLPNGRVLGLSKIARAVDIYARRLQTQEAMTAQIARAIDETLAPRGVAVMIEAEHLCMAMRGVKKHGATTLTTTFTGAFKTEPAEQARFMTLLRGFK, from the coding sequence ATGGACGCCATCGTAAAAAATTTCCCTGTGCTCGACGACACCAGCGATCGCCCGACACAGAAGGAAGCCGAGGAAGCCGTTCGCGTATTGTTGCGCTGGGCGGGAGAAGACCCGACCCGTGAAGGACTGAGGGATACGCCTCAGCGCGTCGTCAAGTCCTATCGCGAGATCTTCGGAGGCTACGACCTCGTTGCCGAGGACGTGCTCGGCCGGACCTTCGAAGAGGTCTCCGGCTACGACGATATCGTGCTCGAGAAGGACATTCCGTTCTATTCGCACTGCGAACATCACATGGTGCCGATCATCGGCAAGGCGCATGTCGCATATCTGCCGAACGGGCGGGTGCTTGGCCTTTCCAAAATCGCCCGCGCCGTCGACATCTATGCCCGCCGCCTGCAGACGCAGGAGGCGATGACAGCGCAAATCGCCCGCGCCATCGACGAAACGCTCGCGCCCCGCGGCGTGGCGGTGATGATCGAGGCCGAGCACCTGTGCATGGCGATGCGCGGCGTCAAGAAGCATGGCGCGACGACGCTCACGACCACCTTCACCGGCGCCTTCAAGACCGAACCGGCCGAACAGGCACGCTTCATGACCCTGTTGAGGGGCTTCAAGTAA
- the hisI gene encoding phosphoribosyl-AMP cyclohydrolase, with the protein MPLTFAPPPKDKVELETGSAFTPRFDEKGLVTAVVTDALDGVLLMVAHMNAEALALTIDTGVAHYYSRSRNRLWKKGESSGNLQTVKEIRTDCDQDAVWLKVTVAGHDATCHTGRRSCFYRTVGVEEGKATASIDDDHRHFDPADIYGQR; encoded by the coding sequence ATGCCGCTCACTTTCGCCCCTCCCCCAAAAGACAAGGTCGAGCTCGAAACGGGCTCGGCCTTCACTCCGCGCTTCGACGAGAAGGGGCTGGTGACGGCCGTCGTAACGGACGCCCTTGACGGCGTATTGCTGATGGTCGCTCACATGAATGCCGAGGCGCTGGCGCTGACGATTGATACCGGTGTCGCCCATTATTACAGCCGCTCGCGCAACCGCCTGTGGAAGAAGGGCGAGAGCTCAGGCAACCTGCAGACGGTCAAGGAGATCCGGACCGATTGCGACCAGGACGCCGTCTGGCTGAAGGTCACGGTCGCCGGCCACGATGCCACCTGCCATACCGGGCGCCGTTCCTGCTTCTACCGCACGGTCGGCGTTGAGGAGGGCAAGGCGACGGCGTCGATCGACGACGACCACAGGCACTTCGATCCGGCCGACATCTACGGCCAGAGATAG
- a CDS encoding DUF2267 domain-containing protein yields MEYRKASADFERFILDARDIAALQTTNQAYTMVQAVLQTFRRRLEMSDALLFANALPPVLRAIFIDDWDLEEPIVPFSGRLAMTREVQAFRGDHNVSPDTAIADVAAALRRNVDEAVLDRALARLPEGAVDFWRA; encoded by the coding sequence ATGGAGTACCGGAAGGCGTCCGCCGATTTCGAGCGCTTCATCCTGGACGCACGCGACATCGCCGCACTCCAGACGACCAACCAGGCCTACACGATGGTGCAGGCGGTGCTTCAGACCTTTCGCCGGCGCCTCGAGATGTCCGATGCGTTGCTGTTTGCCAACGCGCTGCCGCCGGTTCTGCGGGCGATCTTCATCGACGACTGGGATCTCGAAGAGCCGATCGTGCCGTTCTCCGGCCGTCTCGCCATGACCCGCGAGGTGCAGGCCTTCCGCGGCGATCATAACGTGTCCCCCGATACGGCGATCGCAGACGTTGCCGCGGCGCTGCGCCGCAACGTGGATGAGGCGGTGCTCGACCGCGCTCTCGCGCGGCTGCCGGAGGGAGCCGTCGACTTCTGGCGGGCGTGA
- the yidD gene encoding membrane protein insertion efficiency factor YidD produces MCTHSKHEQVPAGRDVPGGRGRNWSGPFRKTPGRLLGMGVIRIYQLTLSSFIGSSCRHLPTCSEYGFEAIARHGLWAGGWLTLFRVVRCGPGGTHGFDPVPDTLAPRQRWYMPWRYFQRHRKEA; encoded by the coding sequence ATGTGTACCCATTCCAAGCATGAGCAGGTTCCGGCCGGGCGGGATGTCCCTGGCGGCAGGGGGCGGAATTGGTCCGGGCCGTTCCGCAAGACGCCCGGGCGACTCCTCGGCATGGGGGTGATCCGCATCTATCAGCTGACGCTGTCGAGCTTCATCGGCAGTTCCTGCCGTCATCTGCCGACCTGCTCCGAATATGGTTTCGAGGCAATTGCACGGCATGGCCTCTGGGCTGGCGGTTGGCTGACGCTTTTCCGGGTCGTGCGCTGTGGCCCGGGCGGGACGCATGGTTTCGATCCGGTGCCGGACACGCTCGCGCCGCGCCAGCGCTGGTACATGCCGTGGCGCTATTTTCAGCGGCATCGCAAGGAGGCATGA
- a CDS encoding CBS domain-containing protein has protein sequence MSVRAILNEKGRNVVTVTPQVTVQEAATFLHDNHIGAVVVLDADDRIVGIITERDIVAAIAKYGAPCLHQRVSSVMWENVYCCREEMTVQTLMEMMSKLRARHLPVEMEGRLAGIISIGDVVKYHIRAMERETEEIKAYIAG, from the coding sequence ATGTCAGTACGAGCAATCCTCAACGAAAAAGGCCGCAACGTCGTGACCGTCACGCCGCAGGTGACGGTGCAGGAAGCGGCGACTTTTCTGCATGACAATCATATCGGCGCCGTCGTCGTCCTCGATGCGGACGATCGGATCGTCGGTATTATCACAGAACGCGACATCGTCGCCGCGATTGCAAAATACGGCGCCCCCTGTCTCCATCAGCGGGTTTCGTCCGTGATGTGGGAAAATGTCTATTGCTGCCGCGAGGAGATGACCGTTCAGACGCTCATGGAAATGATGAGCAAATTGCGTGCGCGCCATCTGCCCGTGGAAATGGAGGGGCGTCTCGCCGGCATCATATCGATCGGTGACGTGGTCAAATACCACATTCGTGCCATGGAGCGCGAAACCGAAGAGATCAAGGCCTATATCGCAGGGTAA
- a CDS encoding DUF1697 domain-containing protein, whose protein sequence is MNNYVALLHSIVLGEGRRVVMADLRAMVEQLGYLAPRTLVSTGNLVFSAPERSPAEIEAKLESAFAATFGRHVDIIVRLADDWLRLAAGNPFATAAEDDPTHVHVRVMRVPLSRAVLDDLRAYCLKGERVELVGGDLWVDFQGQASESKLLGVLTTRRLGVGTIRNWNTVRRLGAMLAQ, encoded by the coding sequence ATGAACAACTATGTTGCCTTGCTCCACAGCATCGTACTCGGCGAGGGCCGCCGCGTGGTGATGGCCGATTTGCGGGCAATGGTGGAACAGCTCGGCTACCTCGCGCCGCGGACGCTCGTCTCAACGGGCAACCTGGTGTTCAGCGCGCCGGAGAGGTCGCCTGCGGAAATCGAAGCCAAGCTCGAATCGGCCTTCGCGGCGACCTTCGGGCGCCATGTGGACATCATCGTGCGCTTGGCCGACGATTGGCTGCGCCTGGCCGCCGGCAATCCCTTCGCGACCGCCGCCGAGGATGATCCGACGCACGTTCACGTCCGGGTCATGCGCGTGCCGTTGTCGCGCGCCGTGCTCGATGACCTCCGGGCATACTGTTTGAAGGGCGAACGCGTGGAACTCGTTGGCGGCGATCTCTGGGTCGACTTCCAAGGCCAGGCAAGCGAATCGAAACTGCTCGGCGTACTGACGACGAGACGCTTGGGCGTCGGGACGATACGCAACTGGAACACGGTCAGACGGCTCGGCGCCATGTTGGCCCAGTGA
- a CDS encoding iron-sulfur cluster assembly scaffold protein: MMDDIYNSRILEFAGNIPRIGMLTDADAEAAAHSKLCGSKVRVWLKMDGEVVTDFAHDVKACALGQASSSIMARQVVGAKADEIRKARHDMLEMLKADGEGPSGRFEDMRFLMPVRDYKARHASTMLTFDAVIDAIGQIETKRLAAAV; this comes from the coding sequence ATGATGGATGACATTTACAACAGTCGGATTCTCGAGTTCGCCGGCAACATTCCGCGCATCGGAATGCTCACCGATGCGGATGCGGAAGCTGCGGCGCATTCGAAGCTCTGCGGGTCGAAGGTGAGGGTGTGGCTGAAGATGGACGGCGAGGTCGTCACCGACTTCGCCCATGACGTCAAGGCCTGCGCATTGGGGCAGGCCTCGTCCTCGATCATGGCGCGCCAAGTCGTGGGGGCGAAGGCGGATGAGATTCGCAAGGCCCGCCATGATATGCTGGAAATGCTCAAAGCCGATGGCGAGGGGCCGTCGGGCCGCTTCGAGGACATGCGCTTCCTGATGCCGGTCCGCGACTACAAGGCCCGCCATGCCTCGACGATGCTGACCTTCGATGCGGTCATCGATGCGATCGGCCAGATCGAGACAAAGCGGCTCGCGGCCGCGGTCTGA
- a CDS encoding patatin-like phospholipase family protein: MLNWTFTRSNQLTDLSGPHGTSLTTTPPEPMPQPAKPRIAIALGGGAARGWAHIGVLRALDEEGIEIGMIAGTSIGALVGGCYLAGKLDELESFARSLTVRRIAGLLDFAIGGGGLFGGLRLTKRMQEHLQDLSIESLDRPFVAVATEVHSGHEVWLEKGALITAIRASYALPGIFEPIHANGRTLIDGALVNPVPVSVCRAHEQQLVVAVNLNYDLYGRSAVVKHNAGMETPDEPARANGHQSVRLGMTTAMVQAFNIIQDRISRARLAGDPPDLALHPKLNDIGLSEFHRAGEAIDRGYQEAKARLTEIRRMQEALIR; encoded by the coding sequence ATGTTGAACTGGACATTTACGCGCAGCAACCAGTTGACCGACCTTTCCGGCCCGCATGGAACATCACTGACGACTACCCCTCCGGAACCGATGCCTCAACCGGCAAAACCGAGGATTGCGATCGCGCTCGGCGGCGGCGCGGCCCGCGGCTGGGCCCATATCGGCGTGTTACGGGCGCTGGACGAGGAAGGCATCGAGATCGGCATGATCGCCGGAACTTCGATCGGTGCCCTCGTCGGCGGCTGTTATCTCGCCGGGAAACTCGACGAGCTGGAAAGCTTCGCCCGATCGCTCACGGTGCGCCGCATCGCCGGCCTGCTCGATTTCGCGATCGGAGGCGGCGGCTTGTTCGGCGGTTTGCGGCTCACCAAGCGCATGCAGGAGCATCTGCAGGATCTCAGCATCGAGTCTCTGGACCGTCCCTTCGTTGCCGTCGCGACAGAGGTTCACAGCGGCCACGAGGTATGGCTCGAGAAGGGCGCGCTCATCACCGCCATTCGCGCCTCCTATGCGCTGCCGGGCATTTTCGAGCCGATCCATGCCAATGGCCGCACGCTGATCGACGGGGCGCTGGTCAACCCCGTGCCCGTTTCGGTCTGCCGTGCCCACGAGCAGCAGTTGGTGGTCGCGGTCAACCTGAACTACGATCTCTATGGCCGCTCTGCCGTCGTCAAGCATAATGCCGGCATGGAAACCCCGGACGAGCCTGCCAGGGCGAACGGGCACCAATCGGTGCGCCTCGGCATGACCACCGCCATGGTCCAGGCGTTCAACATCATTCAGGATCGCATCTCCCGCGCACGACTCGCCGGCGATCCGCCGGATCTCGCCCTCCACCCGAAGCTGAACGACATAGGGCTTTCGGAGTTTCATCGCGCCGGCGAAGCGATCGATCGCGGTTACCAGGAAGCGAAGGCTAGACTGACCGAAATCCGGCGCATGCAGGAAGCTCTGATCCGCTGA